In one Dermacentor albipictus isolate Rhodes 1998 colony chromosome 4, USDA_Dalb.pri_finalv2, whole genome shotgun sequence genomic region, the following are encoded:
- the LOC135895770 gene encoding RING finger protein 151-like gives MGSFVWEMFGAFPPHTTAAASASRSATTWRAEWPTDPALYSVENFEPRPPQELVCTVCLGVYRNPVECPCRHVFCSDCINGWLANSNGFGGASCPVCRRGVAAFQLVPVLPLVSNMIARLTVRCPNRDAGCTAKVTMETLNSHLGSCQFGRAPCPDCGSQIRPSELMAHRRERCSKRMVRCTRDCGLSLSADRLRDHSCLQEMRNYIVSLERQRDHTQLNVQRLQHQVEDLTARLATAPAHGHII, from the exons ATGGGCTCCTTTGTGTGGGAAATGTTCGGTGCTTTTCCCCCTCACACGACAGCCGCGGCGAGCGCTAGCCGGAGCGCCACCACGTGGCGCGCGGAGTGGCCGACAGACCCGGCCCTGTACTCGGTTGAGAACTTCGAGCCCAGGCCACCCCAGGAACTGGTGTGCACCGTGTGCCTGGGCGTGTACCGGAACCCCGTCGAGTGCCCCTGCCGCCACGTGTTCTGCTCGGACTGCATCAACGGCTGGCTGGCGAACAGCAACGGCTTCGGTGGCGCAAGTTGTCCCGTGTGTCGCCGAGGGGTCGCCGCGTTTCAGCTGGTGCCTGTGCTGCCGCTCGTGAGCAACATGATCGCGCGGCTCACCGTGCGCTGCCCGAACCGAGACGCAGGCTGCACCGCAAAG GTGACCATGGAGACCCTGAACAGCCACCTGGGGTCGTGCCAGTTCGGCAGAGCGCCATGCCCAGATTGCGGCTCCCAGATACGTCCTTCGGAGCTGATGGCGCACCGGCGCGAGCGCTGCTCCAAGCGCATGGTTCGCTGCACCCGCGACTGCGGCTTAAGCCTGAGCGCCGACCGACTGCGCGACCACAGCTGCCTACAGGAAATGCGAAACTACATCGTCTCGCTGGAGCGCCAGAGGGACCACACCCAGCTCAACGTGCAACGCCTGCAGCACCAGGTCGAAGACCTTACTGCCAGGCTGGCGACTGCTCCTGCGCACGGGCACATCATTTAG
- the LOC135895783 gene encoding mucin-21-like, translated as MDGTQTTSTKPSTPVFTEKVSATTASESSAASCKATEATTDGKETTSTKLSTAAFTEEVSAATASDSSAPSSKVTEATTDGKETTSMKPSTPVFTEEVSAATASESSAASSKATEATTDGKETTSTKLSTAVFTEKVSAATASDSSAPSSKVTEATTDGKETTSTKPSTPVFTEEVSAATASQSSAASSKATEATTDGKETTSMKPSTAVFTEEVSAATASQSSAASSKATEATTDGKETTSMKPSTAVFTEEVSAATASQSSAASSKATEATTDGKETTSMKPSTAVFTEEVSAATASQSSAASSKATEATTDGKETTSMKPSTAVFTEEVSAATASQSSAASSKATEATTDGKGTTSMKPSTAVFTEEVGAATASQSSAASSKATEATTDGKETTSMKPSTAVFTEEVSAATASQSSAASSKATEATTDGKETTSTKPSTPVFTEEVSAATASQSSAASSKATEATTDGKETTSTKPSTPVFTEEVSAATASQSSAASSKATEATTDGKETTSMKPSTAVFTEEVSAATASQSSAASSKATEATTDGKETTSSKPSTPVFTGEVSAATASQSSAASSKATEATTDGKETTSMKPSTAVFTEEVLRPQVRAVLRLPKRQRLPRMVKKPPARNRPPLFSLKK; from the coding sequence ATGGACGGTACACAAACTACGAGCACGAAACCTTCCACCCCTGTTTTCACTGAAAAAGTAAGTGCTACGACCGCAAGCGAGAGCAGTGCTGCGTCTTGCAAAGCGACAGAGGCTACCACGGATGGTAAAGAAACAACGAGCACGAAACTGTCCACTGCTGCTTTCACTGAAGAAGTAAGTGCTGCGACTGCAAGCGATAGCAGTGCTCCGTCTTCTAAAGTGACAGAGGCTACCACGGACGGTAAAGAAACCACGAGCATGAAACCGTCCACCCCTGTTTTCACTGAAGAAGTAAGTGCTGCGACCGCAAGCGAGAGCAGTgctgcgtcttccaaagcgaCAGAGGCTACCACGGATGGTAAAGAAACAACGAGCACGAAACTGTCCACTGCTGTTTTCACTGAAAAAGTAAGTGCTGCGACCGCAAGCGATAGCAGTGCTCCGTCTTCTAAAGTGACAGAGGCTACCACGGATGGTAAAGAAACCACCAGCACGAAACCGTCCACCCCTGTTTTCACTGAAGAAGTAAGTGCTGCGACCGCAAGTCAGAGCAGTgctgcgtcttccaaagcgaCAGAGGCTACCACTGACGGTAAAGAAACCACCAGCATGAAACCGTCCACCGCTGTTTTCACTGAAGAAGTAAGTGCTGCGACCGCAAGTCAGAGCAGTgctgcgtcttccaaagcgaCAGAGGCTACCACGGACGGTAAAGAAACCACCAGCATGAAACCGTCCACCGCTGTTTTCACTGAAGAAGTAAGTGCTGCGACCGCAAGTCAGAGCAGTgctgcgtcttccaaagcgaCAGAGGCTACCACGGATGGTAAAGAAACCACCAGCATGAAACCGTCCACCGCTGTTTTCACTGAAGAAGTAAGTGCTGCGACCGCAAGTCAGAGCAGTgctgcgtcttccaaagcgaCAGAGGCTACCACGGACGGTAAAGAAACCACCAGCATGAAACCGTCCACCGCTGTTTTCACTGAAGAAGTAAGTGCTGCGACCGCAAGTCAGAGCAGTgctgcgtcttccaaagcgaCAGAGGCTACCACGGATGGTAAAGGAACCACCAGCATGAAACCGTCCACCGCTGTTTTCACTGAAGAAGTAGGTGCTGCGACCGCAAGTCAGAGCAGTgctgcgtcttccaaagcgaCAGAGGCTACCACGGACGGTAAAGAAACCACCAGCATGAAACCGTCCACCGCTGTTTTCACTGAAGAAGTAAGTGCTGCGACCGCAAGTCAGAGCAGTgctgcgtcttccaaagcgaCAGAGGCTACCACGGATGGTAAAGAAACCACCAGCACGAAACCGTCCACCCCTGTTTTCACTGAAGAAGTAAGTGCTGCGACCGCAAGTCAGAGCAGTgctgcgtcttccaaagcgaCAGAGGCTACCACGGATGGTAAAGAAACCACCAGCACGAAACCGTCCACCCCTGTTTTCACTGAAGAAGTAAGTGCTGCGACCGCAAGTCAGAGCAGTgctgcgtcttccaaagcgaCAGAGGCTACCACGGACGGTAAAGAAACCACCAGCATGAAACCGTCCACCGCTGTTTTCACTGAAGAAGTAAGTGCTGCGACCGCAAGTCAGAGCAGTgctgcgtcttccaaagcgaCAGAGGCTACCACGGATGGTAAAGAAACCACCAGCTCGAAACCGTCCACCCCTGTTTTCACTGGAGAAGTAAGTGCTGCGACCGCAAGTCAGAGCAGTgctgcgtcttccaaagcgaCAGAGGCTACCACGGACGGTAAAGAAACCACCAGCATGAAACCGTCCACCGCTGTTTTCACTGAAGAAGTGCTGCGACCGCAAGTCAGAGCAGTgctgcgtcttccaaagcgaCAGAGGCTACCACGGATGGTAAAGAAACCACCAGCACGAAACCGTCCACCCCTGTTTTCACTGAAGAAGTAA